From one Nonomuraea polychroma genomic stretch:
- a CDS encoding glycosyltransferase, whose protein sequence is MIPELLAELREARVFFAGIDDVDPIYTAASGGSGAGERGAVVDLDRDLLEPAPEAEPVPEVLVLAKTPADLRRIATLHKLLPQAERVVVAVLDTPAAHPAPVPTPTPAHRWRSLTDLRVYRAKNRIWVVDARFSAPTPSGRTVTATARAFAGHRLDVITAPAAAIAGVGAADWRPGDPNATPAEINGPVPERVGAPGSDMVLRTIGRPDPRRAPTTAQADPASAVAQAGEADGTRTDATHAGDVGTRAGAPGPAVWDGDVGPERWEEAGPVEWAGDETPIERPTTQAASWERLGRPGMADSPLADPDVLGEPSMIPPVDERLVNPQGFVTTPSRGMASLAERDGRWSVVLDGKILTSFAESGGVTDADVARLRQIRGVEVDWRHAHSGPLAAVRVLAGLAAAGVPLVAGAVPRWAGALGEGVIELIERCPDLSDELRREEHSIRLRRAALRTHGVAARWEQLGAPAPAPPLTSVLMATRRTDMVSFALDQVARQRGVQLEVVLALHGVPKGHPDVAAAIAAYEGPLTVYEADHQAVFGEVLNEAATRASGSFLLKMDDDDWYGPDFLSDLLLAHSYTGAQVVGTVPEFVYLSSIDVTVHRKQITEQITSFVAGGTILVERSAFQAVGGFRPLRRSVDTQFQEALQAAGGQIYRTHGLGYILRRGPAANHTWQEPIGTFLQRNRRQWRGFRPNALMELDGSLRP, encoded by the coding sequence ATGATCCCTGAGTTGCTGGCGGAGTTGCGCGAGGCCCGCGTGTTCTTCGCCGGGATCGACGACGTGGACCCGATCTACACAGCCGCGTCCGGCGGGTCCGGGGCGGGTGAGCGCGGTGCGGTCGTCGATCTCGATCGGGATCTGCTGGAGCCGGCCCCCGAGGCCGAGCCGGTGCCGGAGGTCCTCGTGCTGGCCAAGACGCCGGCCGACCTGCGGCGCATCGCCACGCTGCACAAGCTGCTGCCCCAGGCCGAGCGGGTCGTGGTGGCGGTGCTCGACACGCCGGCCGCCCATCCGGCGCCCGTGCCCACGCCGACACCCGCTCACCGGTGGCGGTCGCTGACCGATCTGCGGGTGTACCGGGCCAAGAACCGCATCTGGGTGGTGGACGCCCGGTTCTCCGCGCCCACGCCTTCCGGTCGTACCGTGACGGCCACGGCGCGGGCGTTCGCCGGGCACCGGCTGGACGTGATCACCGCGCCCGCGGCCGCGATCGCGGGCGTCGGCGCGGCCGACTGGCGGCCGGGCGACCCGAACGCGACGCCGGCCGAGATCAACGGGCCCGTTCCGGAGCGGGTCGGCGCACCGGGCAGCGACATGGTCCTCCGCACGATCGGCCGCCCCGACCCCCGCCGCGCCCCCACCACCGCACAGGCCGACCCGGCCTCGGCGGTCGCGCAGGCCGGCGAAGCGGACGGAACCCGCACCGACGCGACGCACGCCGGCGACGTGGGAACGCGCGCCGGCGCGCCGGGCCCCGCCGTGTGGGACGGGGACGTGGGCCCGGAAAGGTGGGAGGAGGCCGGCCCGGTCGAGTGGGCCGGGGACGAGACGCCCATCGAGCGGCCGACGACTCAAGCGGCCAGCTGGGAACGCCTCGGCCGCCCAGGGATGGCCGATTCACCCCTGGCCGACCCCGACGTGCTCGGCGAGCCCTCGATGATCCCCCCGGTGGACGAGCGGCTGGTCAACCCCCAGGGCTTCGTGACGACTCCCTCCCGTGGCATGGCGTCCCTGGCCGAGCGGGACGGCCGCTGGTCAGTGGTGCTCGACGGGAAGATCCTGACGTCGTTCGCGGAGTCGGGCGGGGTCACCGACGCGGACGTGGCCAGGCTGCGCCAGATCCGCGGCGTCGAGGTGGATTGGCGGCACGCGCACAGCGGCCCGCTGGCCGCCGTACGGGTCCTGGCCGGCCTGGCCGCCGCGGGCGTGCCCCTGGTGGCCGGCGCGGTGCCGCGCTGGGCCGGCGCCCTCGGGGAGGGCGTCATCGAGCTCATCGAGCGCTGTCCCGACCTCAGTGACGAGCTCAGGCGGGAGGAGCACAGCATCCGCCTGCGCCGCGCCGCCCTGCGTACGCACGGGGTGGCGGCCAGATGGGAGCAGCTCGGCGCGCCCGCCCCCGCTCCCCCGCTCACCTCGGTGCTCATGGCGACCCGCCGTACCGACATGGTCTCCTTCGCCCTCGACCAGGTCGCCCGCCAGCGCGGCGTGCAACTGGAGGTGGTCCTCGCCCTGCACGGCGTGCCCAAGGGCCATCCGGACGTGGCGGCCGCGATCGCGGCGTACGAGGGCCCGCTCACCGTGTACGAGGCCGACCACCAGGCGGTCTTCGGCGAGGTGCTGAACGAGGCGGCCACCAGGGCGTCGGGTTCGTTCCTGCTGAAGATGGACGACGACGACTGGTACGGCCCCGACTTCCTGTCCGACCTGCTGCTGGCGCACTCCTACACGGGCGCGCAAGTCGTCGGCACGGTGCCGGAGTTCGTCTACCTGTCCTCCATCGACGTCACCGTGCACCGCAAGCAGATCACCGAGCAGATCACCAGCTTCGTCGCCGGTGGCACGATCCTGGTGGAGCGTTCGGCGTTCCAGGCGGTGGGCGGGTTCCGGCCGTTGCGGCGCTCGGTGGACACCCAGTTCCAGGAGGCCCTGCAGGCGGCGGGCGGGCAGATCTACCGGACCCACGGATTGGGCTACATCCTGCGCAGGGGCCCGGCGGCGAATCACACGTGGCAGGAGCCGATCGGCACGTTCCTGCAGCGCAACAGGCGTCAGTGGCGCGGCTTCCGCCCGAACGCCCTCATGGAACTGGACGGGAGCCTGCGGCCATGA
- a CDS encoding glycosyltransferase, which produces MTSRIRHNDYGVLRPPAIGAWKPSLTVSVVIPAYNCAEALEGTVAAVARQTYPAELVEVVVADDGSDPELEPLDVAGARIVRVTEGWGRGAARQTGQLAASGAVIHWLDSDMLLAEDHLEAHMRWHHLIDYAVVIGDTRFVEAPGEEGIQSEYTRKTLESTRRLKDAGAGAYLLHTGASSSVRADLLRAAGGVDTALNMAEDTELGYRLAQAGAVFIPDAEAKAWHVGPSTVMEREKEVHRHNWSFLGDLIPDLRWLRNHPRRHWLVPYVRVVVAATTYEQTRASVDSALAGTLTDAAVTLVGPWGKLTGERRANLDDPLLDLRLLHNLYAHEPRVVFAESVPASAAPAPFQLHLPTGWVLGADSLAKLVRHADKDLLGLVSVALAEGQDGVVAARLERTAAFSRAALFDGRPDDLVDDMYGSEWVSGSEYDVAIADEAEPLTGDPAKWRALAGQRQAEIKKLRGEVERLKAEVERLSAAPAPQPAEDSGRGPLSSLIRHLRSAG; this is translated from the coding sequence ATGACGAGCCGGATCAGGCACAACGACTACGGCGTGCTGCGGCCGCCCGCGATCGGGGCGTGGAAGCCGTCGCTGACCGTCTCGGTGGTCATCCCCGCCTACAACTGCGCGGAGGCGCTGGAAGGCACGGTCGCGGCGGTGGCGCGGCAGACGTACCCGGCCGAGCTCGTCGAGGTGGTCGTCGCGGACGACGGCAGCGACCCGGAGCTCGAGCCCCTGGACGTGGCGGGCGCCCGGATCGTACGGGTGACCGAGGGATGGGGGCGCGGCGCGGCCAGGCAGACCGGGCAGCTCGCGGCCTCCGGGGCGGTGATCCACTGGCTGGACTCGGACATGCTGCTGGCCGAGGACCATCTCGAGGCGCACATGCGCTGGCACCACCTCATCGACTACGCGGTGGTGATCGGCGACACGCGGTTCGTGGAGGCGCCGGGCGAGGAAGGCATTCAGTCCGAGTACACGAGGAAGACGCTGGAGTCGACGAGGCGGCTCAAGGACGCCGGGGCCGGCGCGTACCTGCTGCACACGGGCGCGTCCAGCTCCGTGCGCGCCGACCTGCTGCGCGCGGCCGGGGGTGTGGACACCGCGCTCAACATGGCCGAGGACACCGAGCTGGGATACCGGCTCGCGCAGGCCGGGGCCGTGTTCATCCCTGACGCCGAGGCCAAGGCGTGGCACGTCGGGCCTTCCACCGTGATGGAGCGCGAGAAGGAGGTGCACCGGCACAACTGGTCGTTCCTGGGCGATCTGATCCCCGATCTGCGCTGGCTCCGCAACCATCCGCGCCGCCACTGGCTCGTGCCGTACGTGCGGGTGGTCGTCGCGGCCACGACGTACGAGCAGACGCGGGCGAGCGTGGACTCGGCACTGGCCGGGACCCTGACGGACGCCGCCGTCACGCTCGTCGGCCCTTGGGGCAAGCTGACCGGTGAACGCCGTGCCAACCTCGACGATCCCCTGCTCGACCTGCGCCTTCTCCACAACCTGTACGCCCACGAGCCTCGGGTCGTGTTCGCGGAAAGCGTACCGGCCTCCGCCGCTCCCGCCCCCTTCCAGCTGCACCTCCCCACCGGATGGGTGCTCGGCGCCGACTCGCTGGCCAAGCTGGTACGGCATGCCGACAAGGACCTCCTCGGGCTGGTGAGCGTGGCGCTGGCGGAGGGGCAGGACGGGGTCGTGGCCGCCCGCCTGGAGCGCACGGCCGCGTTCTCCCGCGCCGCCCTGTTCGACGGCCGGCCCGATGACCTGGTGGACGACATGTACGGGTCGGAGTGGGTCAGCGGGAGCGAGTACGACGTCGCGATCGCGGACGAGGCCGAGCCGTTGACCGGCGACCCGGCGAAGTGGCGGGCGCTGGCGGGGCAGCGGCAAGCGGAGATCAAGAAGCTGCGGGGCGAGGTCGAGCGGCTCAAGGCCGAGGTCGAACGCCTGTCGGCCGCCCCCGCGCCCCAGCCTGCCGAGGACAGTGGGCGGGGGCCGTTGAGCTCCCTGATCAGGCATCTGCGGAGCGCCGGATGA